The following coding sequences lie in one Camelus bactrianus isolate YW-2024 breed Bactrian camel chromosome 8, ASM4877302v1, whole genome shotgun sequence genomic window:
- the KLHL32 gene encoding kelch-like protein 32 isoform X6, with protein sequence MVYEPNQNKWISRSPMLQRRVYHSMAAVQRKLYVLGGNDLDYNNDRILVRHIDSYNIDTDQWTRCNFNLLTGQNESGVAVHNERIYLVGGYSIWTNEPLACIQVLDVSREGKEEVFYGPTLPFASNGIAACFLPAPYFTCPNLQTLQVPHHRIGTI encoded by the exons aatAAGTGGATAAGCCGCAGCCCCATGCTGCAGAGGAGGGTCTACCATTCCATGGCTGCTGTCCAAAGGAAGCTCTATGTTCTTGGAGGCAATGACCTGGACTACAATAACGACCGCATCCTCGTGAGGCACATAGACTCCTACAACATAGACACCGACCAGTGGACGCGTTGTAATTTTAACCTTTTGACTG GCCAAAATGAATCTGGAGTTGCTGTCCATAATGAGAGAATATATTTAGTTGGTGGATATTCAATTTGGACAAATGAGCCTCTGGCTTGTATCCAG GTACTGGATGTGAGTAGAGAAGGCAAAGAAGAAGTGTTCTATGGGCCTACACTCCCTTTTGCTTCCAATGGAATAGCAGCATGCTTCCTTCCAGCTCCATATTTCACATGCCCTAACCTTCAAACTCTCCAAGTGCCTCATCACAGGATTGGCACCATCTGA